A stretch of the Carassius auratus strain Wakin unplaced genomic scaffold, ASM336829v1 scaf_tig00031126, whole genome shotgun sequence genome encodes the following:
- the LOC113080380 gene encoding dapper homolog 2-like isoform X2, whose protein sequence is MLGRKIPGSGLLRAAEGMGRGRTGERLHAALAGLQELHFLRDKQSAMVHWALTLNREDTETSKQEKTRLRKQDVGLKTHLQQLDQQINDLKLDVCKASTEHLESDSRPSSGFYELSDGGSGSLSNSCTSVYSESLSSSSQTSLLPHLPTSYVQHGHSGSRQTAVSRRCSADESTTQSDAPRSGVKLGSSCIRTTSARVERARQRPVSTGDLDRMIAPGFGCFKSIDMKSSTPCGSLQNPSVDLKYQSNLVSNNGTEVYCYPSPLHAVALQSPIFSCTTEQGNSVALIEMSGVGLQEETQKTNEGSTNSRTAGYINKLLQRSSSKMNLFSIKRNDTVNSTQEQTPRSLEMSYGQLNGPQLLGSLQQMSMPLENALETGQKSSSLNSNQHQRNAPGLEPNSEATEVKTLCHGTHSKPSMDLHNNNFPIKIASSKAGTESENGLSEKESGQFSKDPSMVPKPVERRSSFTLKREEGRAYFGDKGGKPQSEFVHAQFVPAGTQRVKVHQADKKMKSVKLRKKSSEKPSAKKQQHKHVSREFCTKTRADLKQSSSCKGRVTNLEESKMNSCSDCSCNGLFNSHLIQNNPHLQQSQTSKSTKARKAPEPVHLLLDQAKKKQSSRKWPSSSEIPLPPALQTQRSKEVLNSRKGAMVRSVSARPRSGQWGCPRQALPHSLSTSSYFSYLESRYPAAPISSRYPPRCESEFSEYSAECASLFHSTIAASSDGEMSDYTTNRFGDSESSQGSQTASDSGSSLSLDEEDLLEEEEEDESGLVWAQAAVGTTAAGFSLQQHHRPEPAACRIKASRALKKKIRRFQPASLKVMTLV, encoded by the exons ATGTTGGGAAGAAAAATACCTGGGTCAGGTTTGCTGAGGGCAGCAGAAGGAATGGGCCGGGGTAGGACAGGAGAGAGGCTGCACGCAGCGCTGGCTGGACTGCAGGAGCTGCATTTCCTCCGGGACAAACAGAGTGCAATGGTGCACTGGGCTCTGACCCTGAACAGAGAGGACACCGAGACATCAAAACAAGAGAAG ACACGCCTGCGCAAACAGGATGTGGGATTGAAGACTCATCTCCAGCAGCTAGATCAGCAGATCAATGACCTGAAACTGGATGTGTGTAAAGCATCCACTGAACACCTAGAGAGTGACAGCAGACCCAGTTCAG GGTTCTATGAGCTCAGTGATGGTGGTTCTGGCTCATTGTCCAATTCATGCACCTCCGTCTACAGCGAGAGTCTTTCCTCCTCATCTCAAACCAGTCTGCTTCCTCATCTCCCAACCTCATATGTGCAACATGGTCATAGTGGTTCCAGGCAGACCGCTGTGTCCCGTCGTTGTTCTGCTGATGAGAGCACTACACAGTCCGATGCTCCACGATCAGGAGTGAAGCTTGGCAGCAGCTGTATACGAACAACATCAGCTCGAGTTGAAAGAGCAAGACAACGACCTGTTTCCACAG gGGACCTTGACCGAATGATTGCACCTGGTTTTGGCTGCTTCAAATCCATTGATATGAAGAGCTCCACCCCTTGTGGTAGCCTCCAAAACCCCTCAGTAGACCTCAAATACCAGAGTAACCTGGTATCGAACAACGGGACAGAAGTGTACTGTTATCCCAGTCCACTGCATGCTGTGGCCTTACAAAGCCCCATCTTTAGTTGCACCACTGAACAGGGAAATTCAGTAGCACTTATTGAAATGTCTGGAGTGGGTCTTCAAGAGGAAACCCAAAAGACAAACGAAGGGTCCACAAATTCCAGGACTGCTGGATACATCAACAAGCTACTACAGCGAAGCTCAAGTAAGATGAACCTGTTTAGCATAAAAAGAAATGACACTGTTAACAGTACACAGGAGCAAACACCCAGATCACTAGAAATGTCCTACGGACAGCTGAATGGTCCCCAACTGCTAGGATCCCTTCAGCAGATGTCAATGCCCTTAGAAAATGCATTGGAGACTGGACAGAAATCTTCATCACTAAACAGCAATCAGCATCAGAGGAATGCACCTGGTCTGGAGCCCAATTCCGAAGCAACTGAAGTCAAGACATTGTGCCATGGCACACACTCAAAACCTTCCATGGATCTCCACAATAATAACTTTCCCATAAAGATTGCCTCAAGCAAGGCTGGTACTGAGTCTGAGAATGGACTCTCAGAAAAGGAGAGTGGACAGTTTTCCAAGGACCCATCTATGGTCCCAAAGCCAGTAGAGAGGAGATCAAGTTTTACCTTAAAAAGGGAAGAAGGTAGAGCTTATTTTGGTGATAAAGGTGGCAAACCTCAATCAGAATTTGTCCATGCACAGTTTGTTCCGGCAGGGACTCAAAGGGTAAAAGTGCATCAGGCAGACAAGAAAATGAAATCTGTAAAACTGAGAAAGAAGAGCTCTGAGAAGCCTTCAGCAAAGAAACAGCAGCATAAACACGTGTCTCGGGAGTTCTGCACCAAAACCCGAGCTGATTTAAAACAGTCCAGCTCATGCAAAGGGAGAGTAACAAATCTGGAAGAGTCCAAGATGAACTCTTGCTCAGATTGCAGTTGTAATGGACTTTTCAACTCACACTTAATCCAGAACAACCCTCACCTTCAACAAAGCCAAACCTCCAAGTCCACCAAGGCCCGTAAAGCCCCAGAACCAGTGCACCTTCTTCTAGACCAAGCCAAAAAGAAACAAAGTTCTCGGAAATGGCCATCCTCCTCTGAGATCCCTTTGCCCCCAGCTCTCCAAACCCAGAGATCCAAAGAGGTGTTAAACTCTCGAAAGGGGGCCATGGTAAGGAGTGTGAGTGCCAGGCCTCGTTCAGGTCAGTGGGGTTGTCCTCGACAGGCCCTTCCCCACTCACTTTCCACTTCCTCTTACTTCAGTTACTTGGAATCTAGATATCCAGCAGCTCCAATCTCCAGCCGCTACCCTCCTCGTTGTGAGTCAGAGTTTTCAGAGTACTCTGCAGAGTGTGCATCACTCTTTCACTCTACTATCGCAGCAAGCAGTGATGGAGAGATGAGCGACTACACCACAAACCGTTTTGGAGACAGCGAGTCCAGTCAGGGCTCTCAGACAGCCTCAGACTCAGGCAGCAGTCTCTCGCTGGATGAGGAGGACCTGttggaggaagaagaggaagatgaaaGTGGTTTAGTGTGGGCTCAGGCTGCGGTGGGGACCACAGCAGCAGGCTTTTCTCTTCAGCAACACCATCGCCCAGAGCCAGCAGCCTGTCGCATCAAAGCTTCCAGAGCACTGAAGAAAAAGATCCGCCGCTTTCAACCAGCGTCACTCAAGGTCATGACTTTGGTGTAG
- the LOC113080380 gene encoding dapper homolog 2-like isoform X1 → MLGRKIPGSGLLRAAEGMGRGRTGERLHAALAGLQELHFLRDKQSAMVHWALTLNREDTETSKQEKVSTEELRMEATLTLLKQQLTRLRKQDVGLKTHLQQLDQQINDLKLDVCKASTEHLESDSRPSSGFYELSDGGSGSLSNSCTSVYSESLSSSSQTSLLPHLPTSYVQHGHSGSRQTAVSRRCSADESTTQSDAPRSGVKLGSSCIRTTSARVERARQRPVSTGDLDRMIAPGFGCFKSIDMKSSTPCGSLQNPSVDLKYQSNLVSNNGTEVYCYPSPLHAVALQSPIFSCTTEQGNSVALIEMSGVGLQEETQKTNEGSTNSRTAGYINKLLQRSSSKMNLFSIKRNDTVNSTQEQTPRSLEMSYGQLNGPQLLGSLQQMSMPLENALETGQKSSSLNSNQHQRNAPGLEPNSEATEVKTLCHGTHSKPSMDLHNNNFPIKIASSKAGTESENGLSEKESGQFSKDPSMVPKPVERRSSFTLKREEGRAYFGDKGGKPQSEFVHAQFVPAGTQRVKVHQADKKMKSVKLRKKSSEKPSAKKQQHKHVSREFCTKTRADLKQSSSCKGRVTNLEESKMNSCSDCSCNGLFNSHLIQNNPHLQQSQTSKSTKARKAPEPVHLLLDQAKKKQSSRKWPSSSEIPLPPALQTQRSKEVLNSRKGAMVRSVSARPRSGQWGCPRQALPHSLSTSSYFSYLESRYPAAPISSRYPPRCESEFSEYSAECASLFHSTIAASSDGEMSDYTTNRFGDSESSQGSQTASDSGSSLSLDEEDLLEEEEEDESGLVWAQAAVGTTAAGFSLQQHHRPEPAACRIKASRALKKKIRRFQPASLKVMTLV, encoded by the exons ATGTTGGGAAGAAAAATACCTGGGTCAGGTTTGCTGAGGGCAGCAGAAGGAATGGGCCGGGGTAGGACAGGAGAGAGGCTGCACGCAGCGCTGGCTGGACTGCAGGAGCTGCATTTCCTCCGGGACAAACAGAGTGCAATGGTGCACTGGGCTCTGACCCTGAACAGAGAGGACACCGAGACATCAAAACAAGAGAAGGTGAGCACAGAGGAACTGAGAATGGAGGCAACACTTACTCTTCTCAAACAACAGCTG ACACGCCTGCGCAAACAGGATGTGGGATTGAAGACTCATCTCCAGCAGCTAGATCAGCAGATCAATGACCTGAAACTGGATGTGTGTAAAGCATCCACTGAACACCTAGAGAGTGACAGCAGACCCAGTTCAG GGTTCTATGAGCTCAGTGATGGTGGTTCTGGCTCATTGTCCAATTCATGCACCTCCGTCTACAGCGAGAGTCTTTCCTCCTCATCTCAAACCAGTCTGCTTCCTCATCTCCCAACCTCATATGTGCAACATGGTCATAGTGGTTCCAGGCAGACCGCTGTGTCCCGTCGTTGTTCTGCTGATGAGAGCACTACACAGTCCGATGCTCCACGATCAGGAGTGAAGCTTGGCAGCAGCTGTATACGAACAACATCAGCTCGAGTTGAAAGAGCAAGACAACGACCTGTTTCCACAG gGGACCTTGACCGAATGATTGCACCTGGTTTTGGCTGCTTCAAATCCATTGATATGAAGAGCTCCACCCCTTGTGGTAGCCTCCAAAACCCCTCAGTAGACCTCAAATACCAGAGTAACCTGGTATCGAACAACGGGACAGAAGTGTACTGTTATCCCAGTCCACTGCATGCTGTGGCCTTACAAAGCCCCATCTTTAGTTGCACCACTGAACAGGGAAATTCAGTAGCACTTATTGAAATGTCTGGAGTGGGTCTTCAAGAGGAAACCCAAAAGACAAACGAAGGGTCCACAAATTCCAGGACTGCTGGATACATCAACAAGCTACTACAGCGAAGCTCAAGTAAGATGAACCTGTTTAGCATAAAAAGAAATGACACTGTTAACAGTACACAGGAGCAAACACCCAGATCACTAGAAATGTCCTACGGACAGCTGAATGGTCCCCAACTGCTAGGATCCCTTCAGCAGATGTCAATGCCCTTAGAAAATGCATTGGAGACTGGACAGAAATCTTCATCACTAAACAGCAATCAGCATCAGAGGAATGCACCTGGTCTGGAGCCCAATTCCGAAGCAACTGAAGTCAAGACATTGTGCCATGGCACACACTCAAAACCTTCCATGGATCTCCACAATAATAACTTTCCCATAAAGATTGCCTCAAGCAAGGCTGGTACTGAGTCTGAGAATGGACTCTCAGAAAAGGAGAGTGGACAGTTTTCCAAGGACCCATCTATGGTCCCAAAGCCAGTAGAGAGGAGATCAAGTTTTACCTTAAAAAGGGAAGAAGGTAGAGCTTATTTTGGTGATAAAGGTGGCAAACCTCAATCAGAATTTGTCCATGCACAGTTTGTTCCGGCAGGGACTCAAAGGGTAAAAGTGCATCAGGCAGACAAGAAAATGAAATCTGTAAAACTGAGAAAGAAGAGCTCTGAGAAGCCTTCAGCAAAGAAACAGCAGCATAAACACGTGTCTCGGGAGTTCTGCACCAAAACCCGAGCTGATTTAAAACAGTCCAGCTCATGCAAAGGGAGAGTAACAAATCTGGAAGAGTCCAAGATGAACTCTTGCTCAGATTGCAGTTGTAATGGACTTTTCAACTCACACTTAATCCAGAACAACCCTCACCTTCAACAAAGCCAAACCTCCAAGTCCACCAAGGCCCGTAAAGCCCCAGAACCAGTGCACCTTCTTCTAGACCAAGCCAAAAAGAAACAAAGTTCTCGGAAATGGCCATCCTCCTCTGAGATCCCTTTGCCCCCAGCTCTCCAAACCCAGAGATCCAAAGAGGTGTTAAACTCTCGAAAGGGGGCCATGGTAAGGAGTGTGAGTGCCAGGCCTCGTTCAGGTCAGTGGGGTTGTCCTCGACAGGCCCTTCCCCACTCACTTTCCACTTCCTCTTACTTCAGTTACTTGGAATCTAGATATCCAGCAGCTCCAATCTCCAGCCGCTACCCTCCTCGTTGTGAGTCAGAGTTTTCAGAGTACTCTGCAGAGTGTGCATCACTCTTTCACTCTACTATCGCAGCAAGCAGTGATGGAGAGATGAGCGACTACACCACAAACCGTTTTGGAGACAGCGAGTCCAGTCAGGGCTCTCAGACAGCCTCAGACTCAGGCAGCAGTCTCTCGCTGGATGAGGAGGACCTGttggaggaagaagaggaagatgaaaGTGGTTTAGTGTGGGCTCAGGCTGCGGTGGGGACCACAGCAGCAGGCTTTTCTCTTCAGCAACACCATCGCCCAGAGCCAGCAGCCTGTCGCATCAAAGCTTCCAGAGCACTGAAGAAAAAGATCCGCCGCTTTCAACCAGCGTCACTCAAGGTCATGACTTTGGTGTAG